A stretch of Petrotoga mexicana DSM 14811 DNA encodes these proteins:
- a CDS encoding IS3 family transposase, which yields MENKHVDSKSTPILDILYINRLHREYGVSLSYLFEEFNVNPRTYYYKTRLFLDTSSLSKKKHSNSKTRGFCYTVNGDKVPDEFVIAELIKIKEHLNMYVSKQKTIGSTKLCEYFRKNFGIIINHKKMRRLKHEVGLVGKYTKH from the coding sequence ATGGAAAATAAACATGTTGATTCAAAATCTACACCCATTTTGGATATCCTATATATCAATAGGTTACATCGGGAGTACGGCGTTTCTCTTTCTTATCTTTTTGAAGAGTTCAACGTGAACCCTAGAACTTATTATTATAAGACAAGACTCTTCTTGGATACCAGTTCTTTGTCAAAGAAAAAGCATTCTAATTCTAAAACTCGAGGTTTTTGCTATACTGTGAATGGCGATAAGGTTCCTGATGAATTTGTAATCGCCGAACTGATAAAAATCAAGGAACATCTCAATATGTATGTCTCAAAGCAAAAAACTATAGGTTCTACTAAGCTGTGTGAGTATTTTAGGAAAAACTTTGGTATAATTATCAATCATAAAAAGATGAGACGCTTGAAACACGAAGTCGGTTTGGTTGGAAAATATACAAAACATTGA
- a CDS encoding LVIVD repeat-containing protein: MSHLNLEDGANDVYLEDNYAYVADSDNGLTIVDVSNPIEPKVVGHYFTGWAESVYIKDNYAYAANYLNGLVILDVSNSENPTLVADMLWLSLYGISGN, encoded by the coding sequence TTGTCGCATCTGAATTTAGAAGATGGAGCAAATGATGTTTATTTAGAAGATAATTATGCTTATGTAGCAGATTCAGATAATGGCTTGACGATAGTAGACGTGAGTAATCCTATAGAACCAAAGGTTGTTGGGCATTACTTCACAGGTTGGGCAGAAAGTGTTTATATAAAAGATAATTACGCTTACGCGGCAAATTATTTGAATGGCTTGGTTATATTAGACGTAAGCAATTCTGAAAATCCTACTCTCGTGGCTGATATGTTGTGGCTTTCACTTTATGGTATTAGTGGCAATTGA
- a CDS encoding ABC transporter permease subunit: MNLNLLKKELKFTYKNTILWSLLFVLFTGMYIPMSNQILSQSNNVLELINNMPKFLLESFDFSEQIFTKPEGIFGSEGMSFVYLLGAVFSAMLVGKVFADEYEKGTIEYLSVKPISRSTLYITKFTNIMINILFLNIIFTISVVSMYAIFMEYEYNPEILLAFGIYSLTVQIFFSSISVIISILTQNNSSNLGISLSILIFMYFGDTMAKTIEATSWIKYFSIFNYIPLMETVLEEKIFWVNSLIILLISFGIYYFSYYLFKNKDINV, translated from the coding sequence ATGAACTTAAATTTATTAAAAAAAGAGCTTAAATTCACTTATAAAAATACAATATTATGGTCATTGTTGTTTGTTTTATTTACGGGTATGTATATACCTATGAGTAATCAAATCCTTTCTCAGTCTAATAATGTATTAGAACTAATTAATAATATGCCCAAATTTTTACTCGAATCTTTCGACTTTAGTGAACAAATATTCACTAAACCAGAAGGTATATTCGGGTCAGAAGGTATGAGTTTTGTTTATTTATTGGGAGCTGTTTTTTCAGCGATGCTTGTAGGGAAAGTTTTTGCAGATGAATATGAAAAAGGAACTATAGAATATTTGAGCGTAAAGCCAATAAGTAGATCTACTTTATACATAACTAAATTCACGAATATAATGATAAATATATTATTTTTAAACATTATTTTTACCATTTCGGTTGTTTCTATGTACGCTATTTTTATGGAATATGAATATAATCCAGAAATATTGTTGGCTTTTGGAATATATTCGCTCACAGTACAAATATTTTTCTCTTCAATTTCTGTGATAATAAGCATACTCACACAAAACAATTCTTCAAACTTGGGTATCTCACTTAGTATACTAATTTTCATGTATTTTGGAGATACTATGGCAAAGACTATAGAGGCAACAAGTTGGATAAAATACTTCAGCATATTTAACTATATTCCTTTGATGGAAACCGTTTTAGAAGAAAAAATCTTTTGGGTAAATTCCTTAATAATTTTGCTAATATCTTTTGGAATATATTATTTTTCTTATTACCTATTCAAAAATAAAGATATTAATGTATGA
- a CDS encoding ABC transporter ATP-binding protein produces the protein MENIKKYYGKYLGVEDISFKIKKGEIYGLIGPNGAGKTTTIRAMMGMISIDEGRITIGDKNIPHDLKHIKNKIGYLPGEVNFYENMRVKDFFDFNDRFYKNIDKKYEKELIDLLELETNKKFKELSMGNKKKVGIIQAIVHRPEYIIFDEPTNGLDPLLQHKLYNILEKEKERGATILFSSHILSEVEKICDKVGIVKKGKIIKESNIEELAKVFKKTITIYKLKEINKFKDFEIKEQADSYITYLVKNDDLNSFFEILSKCSYEDIEIKRPSLEEIFIDYYRSDEE, from the coding sequence GTGGAGAATATCAAAAAATACTATGGAAAATACCTCGGAGTAGAGGACATTAGCTTTAAAATAAAAAAAGGAGAAATATACGGCCTTATAGGTCCTAATGGTGCTGGGAAAACAACTACTATAAGAGCTATGATGGGTATGATTTCAATTGATGAAGGGCGAATTACAATTGGGGATAAAAACATCCCACACGACCTTAAGCATATAAAAAATAAAATAGGTTACCTCCCTGGAGAAGTCAATTTTTATGAAAATATGAGAGTAAAAGATTTTTTTGATTTTAACGATAGATTTTATAAAAATATTGATAAGAAATATGAAAAAGAGCTAATAGATCTATTAGAACTTGAAACAAACAAAAAGTTCAAAGAACTTTCAATGGGAAACAAGAAAAAAGTTGGAATAATACAAGCCATTGTACACAGACCCGAGTACATAATTTTTGATGAACCTACCAACGGTTTAGACCCTCTTTTGCAGCATAAATTATATAATATTTTAGAAAAAGAAAAAGAAAGAGGTGCCACAATTCTTTTTTCATCACATATTTTATCGGAAGTTGAAAAAATTTGTGATAAAGTAGGGATAGTAAAAAAAGGAAAAATAATAAAAGAAAGTAATATTGAAGAGTTAGCTAAGGTATTTAAAAAAACAATAACGATCTATAAACTCAAAGAAATAAATAAATTCAAAGATTTTGAAATAAAAGAGCAGGCGGATTCTTATATAACTTATTTAGTAAAAAACGATGATTTAAATAGTTTTTTTGAAATTTTATCTAAATGTTCGTATGAAGATATAGAAATAAAAAGACCGTCTCTCGAAGAAATATTTATCGATTATTACAGGAGTGATGAAGAATGA